The window TTCAATGTCCGTCACTGTCCCTTTTGCTTCTTTCATCGCAATTTTGACAGCAGCTTTTTCCGTTATGAATTTACCATCAGTAACGATGACTTTATCATCAGAATCATCGTCATTGTCATTGTCTTTATCCGTGCGTAATACTTTTCCTGTTTTTGCATCAATGTCTAGATCATATTCAACACTGCCCGATTTAACCTCAACTTCATAAATATCGCCTGAACGTTCACGGTCCAATTCAATCTTCGTCACGTTTCCATCGACTGATTTTACAGCAATCGCCTCAGCTTCTTCAATCGTCAATAGATCTTTCGATGTCGCTGCCAAACTGTGTCCCGTGTTTCCAGCCATTGCAACCCCACCTATTACAAGCACACCAGCCAATGCCGGGATAGTCATCCATTTCTTCATCTTGTATCTCCTCCTTTTGTTATTACCTTCATATTACCTGTTGAACATGAGAGGACATTGTGAGGATTATTAGAATTCGATGAGAATCAATCATCCCATGTGACGGACATCACTTTTCCTGAAATAGCATGAATTTGGAAGGTGCCTTCCCGGTCGTCAGCCGATTCAATTTCGATGAGGTAATAGCCTCCGTCATTCGTTTTTTCATACGATACATCATCTACTTCACCTTTAAGTTGTTTCTGTGCAATTGCGATTGCCTTTTCCTTCGTAATTAACACGTTTTCACCTATTGTTTCTTTTGCGTTTTCGGAGATTGTTTTCCCAGTGATCGCGTCAACCGTCACTTTTGTAAACTTCGGGTCTTTCGACAGCTTCACTTCATAAACTGGGACTTCTTCGCCTGTATTCAATGAAATCCGTTCAACTTCCCCGCTATACTTCTCCGCAATAATTCCCTTTACCTCGGCCTCGGAAAGGACTTGCGGAACCACTTCCTTCCTTTCACCGGTTTGTAAGAGTGCTATAACACTCCCCGTCGTTGCATCGATTTCAGCTGAATATGACGCCCCACTCCGGCTCATTTCCGCTTTATATACACCGTCCTCCATGGCAATCTGATTGACAGTTCCACCATACATGCTCTCAAGCTGAGCCCGGATTTCATCAGCCGCTATTGGCGCCTTCTTGTTAATTAAACTACCTATATATAATCCGCCCGCCGTTAGAATAACAATAGTTAACAGGGTTGGAATGAACCAAGACTTTTTAAAAAATTGCATACTAGTTGCCTCCTCTCGTTCATCATACGATGGGAACATTAAAATTCGGTGAGAATTCGTTTTTTGGGAATGATGATTCGAAATGTCGTCCCCATTCCAACGACACTCTCGATTTTCAGTTCCGCACCAAGGCCGTCTGCAAGTTCCTTTGCAATTGCCAATCCAAGTCCGGTGCCACCCGTTTTTCGGTTTCGGTCTTCATGAACCCGATAGAAACGATCAAAAAGGTGCGGGAGGGCTTCTTTAGGGATGCCATTACCGTAGTCGATGACGGCGATGGAAATGGCGGTTTCTGATACAGAAATAGCTGTTTTAATTTCCCCGGCGCTATATTTCCGTGCATTATCAAGCAAAATAAATAGAAGCTGTCTGAGCTTATCCATGTCTGTTACAGCGACCGCCGGACCATTTTCTTCAAAAATGAAATCTCTTGTATATGCTTGTCGCATCGGTTGTAAAGTCTTTTCGACTAACACATTAATATCAGTTTCCGCGAAATTAAATGCGGTTTGTTCCTGATTTCTTGCCAAGTGAAGCATTTGCTCAATCATATCCTTCATCCGAATTGATTCATTCAGAATAGCCTCGACTGCCTCTTCTGCTACTGAACGGTTATCAAACCCCCGGCGTGATAAAAGCCGAGCGTAGCTTTCAATAACTGTGAGTGGTGTTTTTAATTCGTGTGAAGCGTTGGAAACGAACTGTTCTTGCTTTTTAAAGTTGCTCTCAAGCTGTCCCATCATATCATTGAACTCATGGCCCATCTGCGCCATTTCGTCCTTCCCTTCAGCCGATACATCGATTTTTTCGTATTTCCCTGTTCGGCGGCTTTGTGTCATCGTTTTAATTAGATTATCGATGGGTTGTATAACGATACGGCCAAGCGCAGCGCTCGAAACCGTAATCGGAATCATCGCAATGAGGGTCACCCCGAGGAGAATTAGCTTAAGCAGATTTAAATTATGTTTTACATCACCCAGAAGTTGAAGCATTTGCAGTTCAACCACTTTACCGTCTGTCCAAATGACCGGTTCACGCATAAAAAGTACGGGAGTGTTATCAAATTCGCCGATTGAATAGTGTTCTTTTGGAGCTATTTCAGGATTGTAGCGCTCAATTCCTTCAGCCGTTTGAGTCCTTACTTTTACCTTGCCAGTTGGATCGAGAATACGAACTGCTCCATTCGAAGGAATGTAGGCGCGAAGCACTGTCGCTGGATCATTTTTTTCGGTCATCTTGCTGAGAGAGGCAATAAGCTCATTCGATTGCGTTTTCAGCTGATGGTATTGTGTGTCATATGCCATTTTTTCGTACACAAAATAAATACCCGTGTTTGTCAATGTTAAAATGACGAGCATCAGCAGCGTGGAAAAAAGATGGATTTTCGTTTTAAGCCTCATTAGCTTGTTCCTTTAATACATAACCAACACCCCGAACGGTCTGAATAAGGGTCCTTTTTTCCCCTTGTTCAATCTTCTTTCGGACATATCTGATGTACACGTCCACAACATTTGTATCACCGTAATAATCGAATCCCCAAACGGCATCCAGTAATTGTTCGCGTGAAAGTACTTGGTTCGGATGTTTCAGCAGATGAAGCAAAAGATCAAACTCTCGTGGTGTTAATTCGATGGAACGCCCATTTCTTTTTACTTCACGTGTCTGCTCGTGAAGCGAGAGACCTGCGTACTCGAGGAGATGTTCGTCTTTAGCTTCTACCGGCTCCACAGGTTTCGAGAATCTGAGTGCCGAACGAATCCTCGCAAGCAGTTCGTCGATTTCAAAAGGTTTCGTCACATAATCGTTTGCTCCCAAGTCAAGCCCTGCTACTTTATCTTCAACATTGCTTTTCGCCGTCAACAAAATGACAGGCGTGTCTACTTCTGTTGCTCGAATCCGCCGTAAGACGTCTAGCCCATTCAATCCGGGTAACATAAGGTCTAACAGAACGAGATCCCACTGTTGTTCACGATATTTAATAAGCCCGTCTGGCCCTGTATGAGCAATGCCCGTTCCATATCCTTCAAACTCAAGCTCAAGCTGAAGAACACGTGCGATATTTTCTTCGTCTTCGATGATTAAAATCTGCTCTTTCATACCAATTCACCTGCCACTTTTTCTTTCATCTTAACAGATTCAGACAAAAAATAGAGACCTTCACTATTTCCGAAGGTCTCCATTTTCCAGTTATTTTAGCCTGTGCATGTTTCCAGACTTTCATTCTCGATATACATACTCTTCACTAGCTTTTCCAGCATAATGGGCATTTCGACAAAAGCACTGTCGACGTGTAATCGTTCGGTCCGTTGATGAGCGTCTTTTCCGAATGGACCTACATTTAGTACCGGCGCTTTCAGCTGAGCCATCTCAGTAAAGGGAATGCTGTATGTGTCGCCCCATACCGGTGTGTTACTTTCAAATGTAGTCCAGCCGTTTGCGTCATCTTCGTATTGAACGTAGCTGAGGTCACAGATACCATTGAAGTAATGCATTTGGCCAATTTTATTACCCAATTCTTTCGCCGCATCCTTCATTAACTCAATCGACTTTTTAACAAGCGGGTCAGATGACGAATTCACTGCAGGATAGTATGGCGGTGCGTAAAGAAGCACAGTTGCCGGTGCAAGTTCCTGGCATTGAATCATAAGATTGTCGACGATACGAAGTGACTTTTCACGGTCATCCCAATCAGCGTTTTCTAGCGTTTCTTGTTTCAAGCGTTCAACTTCCTCATGCCCCAATTTTTGAATGGCATATTCGAGTAGTTGCTCGTAGCGGAATACCCTTACTTCCCCCACACCCTTCACTTGTTCACGTTCACAAATAACTTTATATCTATCATTGCAAGCATCCATCGCTTCAGTTGCTACTTGCTCGAACAAATCCATCACTTCTCCAGCAGTGCGCTTAAACAGAAAAACATTATAAAGGGCAACTGCACGATAAGGCGTTTGCGTCGAGTATTGCAATTTCAAATCTTTTTGTTGCAATGAAACCGGTAACGGCGTAGTTTCTCCCAGATCGGTTTCGCGGAATAGTTCATTCCATTCCATACGTTGCGTCAAGAATGAAGCGATATAATTTGCTGTCATACCTTTGAGCGGCTCACCGACATGCGTTTCTTTTCCATAAAACAATGCTGCCGGCATTATTTTACCGATAGTTCCTGAGTAGATATATTCTTCTATATCTGTCGGACTTTGAGAAAATGAAGGTTCGCCATTTAAAAATAGTTTATACGTCAGCCCTTGTTCTTCGCGGATGCGGACAAGTTCTTTCACTGCCGCACGCATACCCGCCGAGTTCACTTCTTCATCCGGGACGGTCGTTAGCAACAAATTGATCGGCCACTTTTCGACACTCGCTTTTTCGATTAACTGCATATGAAGGGCAAGCCCCATTTTCATATCCATCGTACCACGGCCAAATAAGTAATTCCCGGTCTCCAGGTCAATACGGGCATCTTCCGGGAGATCAGCATTGTGCTTGGGCTCAGATAACATTTTTGTCAGCATCTCCGGATAAAATGCAAATGGTTCCAAGACACCGTATTCTTCAGTCCAAACAGTATCGAAGTGACTGATAAGTACAATAGTTTCTGTTGCTTCTGGATGCTTATACAAAGCAGTGAGGGCTTGACGACCGAGACCTGCATCGTGAAGCGCCAACTGATGCGGATTATCTATGAAATAAGTTAGTTCATTTAATTTCGCCTCTAACTTTGGAGCAAATGTGTTCTCCCCTTCGGTTAACGTACGGCTATCCCAGCTCACGAGTTCACATAACAATTCGCGAAGTGTAGAGGGCGTCCCCCATCGTAATTGGTTCATAATAATTCTCCTTTAATTCATGGTTTTCGCTTCAGTTTCAAGAATAACCTTGTGCTTTTTTTCTAACCTCAACTTATAAAACAGCATACATGCCACGAAGAATCCGATACCATAGTAGAGGCCCGTGCGCTGAGTTGGATCGAATGCCAGAAAGATAAGGATTAGTAAACAAAATGCGACACAAAACAGCGGGACATAGGGATAGAAGGGAACTTTATATTTCAGATCTACCAACTTTCCACCCGCTTTTAAATAGTGACGACGGAACATCAATTGGGATGTTGCAATCCCCATCCACGAAATTGTAACGGATATTCCTGCAATCGACATGAGCAAAACGAACACCGCTTCCGCTTCCATGACACTTGTCAATAATGATAAAAGGGAGAATGACATTGTGAAGATTAGGGCATTAAGCGGAACTCTCCGTTTCGAAAGACGCCCGAACATCCTAGGTGCCATCCCTTCATTTGACATTGCCCATAGAAGACGTGTTGACGCATATAGACATGAATTTCCGACCGACAAAATCGCCGTCAAAATGACAAAGTTCATAATGCCCGCCGCGTATGGGACACCGGCAATTTCCATTAATGTCACAAAAGGACTAGCGAGCAAACCAAGTTCGGATGCCGGGAAAATGGCAGATAAGACGATAATTGAAGCAATATAGAAAATTATTATTCGAAAAATTATAGTTCTAATGGCTTTCGGAATGTTCTTTTCAGGATTTTCAGTTTCCCCTGCCGCAATTCCAACCAGCTCCGAGCCTTGATAGGAGAAAATGACATTCATCATTGTTACAAACACAATCGCGATGCCGGCAGGAAATAACCCAGTAGGGGCTAAGTTTGCTAAAAATGGTGTTGCACGATCTTCCATCGGAATAAAACCAAAGATCGCAGCAAATCCAATAACTAGAAACAGAATAACTGCAAGAACTTTAATACCTGCAAACCAGAATTCAGCTTCTGCAAAGCCTCTTGTCGACAAAGCGTTCAAAGAGAATAGAAGAACCATAAATACCAAACACCAAATCCAAATAGGGACATTTGGGAACCAATGTTGCATAAGAATTCCAGCAGCAGTAAATTCTACTCCCGCAGTGGCCGCTGAACCTACAAAATACATCCAGCCAAGTGAAAAGCCTGCCGAAGGACTGATATACCGCGTTGCATATGTCTGGAAAGAGCCCGTCACCGGCATATGGACAGCCAGTTCCCCAAGACAGACCATAACCATATACAAAATTAGACCACCGAATAAATAACCAAGCAGAGCTCCTCCTGCACCGGCTTGATTAATTGTGTAACCGGCATTCAGGAACAAACCTGTCCCGATAACGCCTCCAAGAGATAACATAAACAGATGGCGACTTTTCATGGAACGCTTCAATAGATTGTCTTGCGGTTGTTCCCCTTTGTTCGGCATGTCATTTCCTCCCCTGTTTGCCCTTTCATTCTTCTATAGCGCTTAGAATCGTAATGACAGACAGCTCAATCCCCCATCATGTTTTTGCACTTCAGACATTTCCAGTTCAATTGTTTCATAGCCAGCTTCGTTCAACTTTCGCTTTGTTTCTCCATATCCACTTGGGATAATGACATAATCATTGACACGAATACAGTTAGCAGAGTATTCGTCTTCCTTGTCAATGACGATTTTGTCATATGAGTCAAATGCTGGATGATCAACGAATTCCCCTGCAACGACCATCTTGTTATCTCCTAAATAAGCAATTCCGGTTTTTAAATGGAAAAATTCTTTTAACGGAATAATCGTCGCTATAAACCCTTCTTGTTCCAAAATACCTTTTAATTGAAGTGCGCCTTCTTCATTCGTCCGTTCTGAAATCCCAATATAGAATTGGTTCTCCGCTTGTAGAATATCGCCACCATCAAGCGTCCCAGGCGATTTTATATAACGCAATTTCTCGTAAAACTCTTTTAGGGTAGCTTCGATTTCTTTGATTTCTCCATTACGGGAGTCTGCTCCCGGGTTTGTAATGACTGCAAAATCAGATGTCAACACAGCCGCATCTTCCACAAATGTGGAATCTGGAAATTCTTCACTTGCTGGCAGATTAGTAACTGTAACGCCACACTTTTTTAAGGCTTCTATATAACTCTTATGTTGTACGAGTAGTTTTTCATAATCCGGTTTTCCAAGATCTGATGTTGTTAAACCGTTTAAATAACTTTTCCCCGGTGTTTTTACTATTACATTTTTAAACATATCCATTCCCCCATTTTTTAGTTTCTTATGACGGGACTCGTCAGACATGTAGGCCCGCCCGTCCCTTTCACGCTTATTTCTTCACCTTTGTATTCATAAACTGTGGCCCCAGCGTCGAGAAGTTGCTGTTTAGTGGAAGCGTTTCCATTCACTATTACACAAACCCGCGGCGCAAGTGCCAATACATTACAACCAAGATTGTGATATTCGTCCTCGGGTACTTCAATAAGCTGGATTCCCCGTTCAATGAGCAACTGACGAAAAAATACCGGCATTAGGCGTGAGTGCACAACAGCTAAATCGCGATCAACCATACTGATAAACGACATAAGGTGTAGACATTCTGCTTCTCCTTGGTCATGCGGAAGTTGAACGATGATAAATTCGTCAACGAAGGGCATTGTCATTTTTTTCAGTTGTCGGATTGCTTCATCATTCGTGCGATACCCGCGGCCTACAACAAGCGTCCTATCGTCCAACCAAATAATATCACCGCCGTCTGAAACTGCGTCTCCTGTTAATTCGCCAACAATTGGAATGTTTTTTTCCTTAAGGAATTCTTTATACACTGCGGCTTCAGGCTGTCTAAGCTCTTTTCCAGATTTCAAAATAATTGCACCTGCAGGCGTAAACTTCACCGGGTCATGTGCATACAACGAATCCATTCCTACTTCGTTCGATATTGGCAAATAATCAATCTGTGGAACATGTTTTTCAAGAATTGCTATAAAATCCGAGAATTCGTGAACCGCTTCTTCGAAAATTGGTTCTTCAAGGTAATTAAATATTTTCCATTTTTCTTCTAGATGATTTTGATTGCGAAAGGCATCATTTGGATGCTTTACAATCACTCGTTTTAATGGTCTGTACATTGATGAACAATACGTCATTTCACTTCACCCTTTTCCGACTAGTGGAAAACGTTTCCGAAGAATGGAAAGTTTATATGTAAAATATATTCTCTTTATGATACAATGTCAATGTATTTAGAATAATTTAAACTTTTTTCTTTAGATAATGAAGGTTCTGTAGTCATTTAAATGATAGGTGGTATTTTTATATGCAATCAATTGACCGTGCCATGATCGTGGCCAAAACCCTTGCAATGCAAACAGCAGAAAGTGGCGTATCTATTTCTGACCTTTCCAAGCAATGCGATTTACCTCTCAGCACAATGCACAGATTGCTGAAAGCGATGATAAAACAAGGGATGGTAGAGCAGGATGAGCGTACGAAATGCTATCGACTTGGAACGATTTGGTTGGAATACGGTTTGCAAGTGTATGATTCGATGGATTACATCAGTAAAGTCAGACCCGAACTGGAGCGGTTAAGCCATGAAGTCGATGAAAGTGTTTATCTTAGTCGTCCAGCAGGATTGGAAGCAATCATATTGGAAAGAATAGATAGCCAAAACAATACCATCCGGATTTATGACCAACTGGGTTTGCGTATTCCCATGCATATCGGTGCAGCGAATAAAGCGATGCTTGCTAACATGCCGTCTTCCAAGGCCATAGCTATTTTGCAAAAACTTTTACCTATAGAGCAATTGGCCCCGGTTAAGGTAACGCTAAAAAAAATTATAAAACAAGGATACGCAACGAGCCATGGTGAGAGAACGGAAGGGACTTCTTCTGTCGCGGTGGCCATTCTTGACGGTCTTGGGGAAGTTGTGGGGGCAATTAGTATAGGTTTTGTCAGTTTTAACCTCACTGAAGAGCGGATGGATTTCCTTATTGAAAAGGTTATGGAAACAGGAAGACGAATTTCTGAGAAATTAGGCTCTAATAATAATTGATTACTAC of the Sporosarcina sp. FSL K6-1508 genome contains:
- a CDS encoding PepSY domain-containing protein — encoded protein: MKKWMTIPALAGVLVIGGVAMAGNTGHSLAATSKDLLTIEEAEAIAVKSVDGNVTKIELDRERSGDIYEVEVKSGSVEYDLDIDAKTGKVLRTDKDNDNDDDSDDKVIVTDGKFITEKAAVKIAMKEAKGTVTDIELDNEDGRVIYEIEINDGTYEYDFDIDAISGKVLKFEKDRDDD
- a CDS encoding PepSY domain-containing protein; the encoded protein is MQFFKKSWFIPTLLTIVILTAGGLYIGSLINKKAPIAADEIRAQLESMYGGTVNQIAMEDGVYKAEMSRSGASYSAEIDATTGSVIALLQTGERKEVVPQVLSEAEVKGIIAEKYSGEVERISLNTGEEVPVYEVKLSKDPKFTKVTVDAITGKTISENAKETIGENVLITKEKAIAIAQKQLKGEVDDVSYEKTNDGGYYLIEIESADDREGTFQIHAISGKVMSVTWDD
- a CDS encoding sensor histidine kinase translates to MRLKTKIHLFSTLLMLVILTLTNTGIYFVYEKMAYDTQYHQLKTQSNELIASLSKMTEKNDPATVLRAYIPSNGAVRILDPTGKVKVRTQTAEGIERYNPEIAPKEHYSIGEFDNTPVLFMREPVIWTDGKVVELQMLQLLGDVKHNLNLLKLILLGVTLIAMIPITVSSAALGRIVIQPIDNLIKTMTQSRRTGKYEKIDVSAEGKDEMAQMGHEFNDMMGQLESNFKKQEQFVSNASHELKTPLTVIESYARLLSRRGFDNRSVAEEAVEAILNESIRMKDMIEQMLHLARNQEQTAFNFAETDINVLVEKTLQPMRQAYTRDFIFEENGPAVAVTDMDKLRQLLFILLDNARKYSAGEIKTAISVSETAISIAVIDYGNGIPKEALPHLFDRFYRVHEDRNRKTGGTGLGLAIAKELADGLGAELKIESVVGMGTTFRIIIPKKRILTEF
- a CDS encoding response regulator transcription factor, giving the protein MKEQILIIEDEENIARVLQLELEFEGYGTGIAHTGPDGLIKYREQQWDLVLLDLMLPGLNGLDVLRRIRATEVDTPVILLTAKSNVEDKVAGLDLGANDYVTKPFEIDELLARIRSALRFSKPVEPVEAKDEHLLEYAGLSLHEQTREVKRNGRSIELTPREFDLLLHLLKHPNQVLSREQLLDAVWGFDYYGDTNVVDVYIRYVRKKIEQGEKRTLIQTVRGVGYVLKEQANEA
- a CDS encoding M20/M25/M40 family metallo-hydrolase; the protein is MNQLRWGTPSTLRELLCELVSWDSRTLTEGENTFAPKLEAKLNELTYFIDNPHQLALHDAGLGRQALTALYKHPEATETIVLISHFDTVWTEEYGVLEPFAFYPEMLTKMLSEPKHNADLPEDARIDLETGNYLFGRGTMDMKMGLALHMQLIEKASVEKWPINLLLTTVPDEEVNSAGMRAAVKELVRIREEQGLTYKLFLNGEPSFSQSPTDIEEYIYSGTIGKIMPAALFYGKETHVGEPLKGMTANYIASFLTQRMEWNELFRETDLGETTPLPVSLQQKDLKLQYSTQTPYRAVALYNVFLFKRTAGEVMDLFEQVATEAMDACNDRYKVICEREQVKGVGEVRVFRYEQLLEYAIQKLGHEEVERLKQETLENADWDDREKSLRIVDNLMIQCQELAPATVLLYAPPYYPAVNSSSDPLVKKSIELMKDAAKELGNKIGQMHYFNGICDLSYVQYEDDANGWTTFESNTPVWGDTYSIPFTEMAQLKAPVLNVGPFGKDAHQRTERLHVDSAFVEMPIMLEKLVKSMYIENESLETCTG
- a CDS encoding amino acid permease — its product is MPNKGEQPQDNLLKRSMKSRHLFMLSLGGVIGTGLFLNAGYTINQAGAGGALLGYLFGGLILYMVMVCLGELAVHMPVTGSFQTYATRYISPSAGFSLGWMYFVGSAATAGVEFTAAGILMQHWFPNVPIWIWCLVFMVLLFSLNALSTRGFAEAEFWFAGIKVLAVILFLVIGFAAIFGFIPMEDRATPFLANLAPTGLFPAGIAIVFVTMMNVIFSYQGSELVGIAAGETENPEKNIPKAIRTIIFRIIIFYIASIIVLSAIFPASELGLLASPFVTLMEIAGVPYAAGIMNFVILTAILSVGNSCLYASTRLLWAMSNEGMAPRMFGRLSKRRVPLNALIFTMSFSLLSLLTSVMEAEAVFVLLMSIAGISVTISWMGIATSQLMFRRHYLKAGGKLVDLKYKVPFYPYVPLFCVAFCLLILIFLAFDPTQRTGLYYGIGFFVACMLFYKLRLEKKHKVILETEAKTMN
- a CDS encoding dimethylarginine dimethylaminohydrolase family protein, translated to MFKNVIVKTPGKSYLNGLTTSDLGKPDYEKLLVQHKSYIEALKKCGVTVTNLPASEEFPDSTFVEDAAVLTSDFAVITNPGADSRNGEIKEIEATLKEFYEKLRYIKSPGTLDGGDILQAENQFYIGISERTNEEGALQLKGILEQEGFIATIIPLKEFFHLKTGIAYLGDNKMVVAGEFVDHPAFDSYDKIVIDKEDEYSANCIRVNDYVIIPSGYGETKRKLNEAGYETIELEMSEVQKHDGGLSCLSLRF
- a CDS encoding dimethylarginine dimethylaminohydrolase family protein → MTYCSSMYRPLKRVIVKHPNDAFRNQNHLEEKWKIFNYLEEPIFEEAVHEFSDFIAILEKHVPQIDYLPISNEVGMDSLYAHDPVKFTPAGAIILKSGKELRQPEAAVYKEFLKEKNIPIVGELTGDAVSDGGDIIWLDDRTLVVGRGYRTNDEAIRQLKKMTMPFVDEFIIVQLPHDQGEAECLHLMSFISMVDRDLAVVHSRLMPVFFRQLLIERGIQLIEVPEDEYHNLGCNVLALAPRVCVIVNGNASTKQQLLDAGATVYEYKGEEISVKGTGGPTCLTSPVIRN
- a CDS encoding IclR family transcriptional regulator — encoded protein: MQSIDRAMIVAKTLAMQTAESGVSISDLSKQCDLPLSTMHRLLKAMIKQGMVEQDERTKCYRLGTIWLEYGLQVYDSMDYISKVRPELERLSHEVDESVYLSRPAGLEAIILERIDSQNNTIRIYDQLGLRIPMHIGAANKAMLANMPSSKAIAILQKLLPIEQLAPVKVTLKKIIKQGYATSHGERTEGTSSVAVAILDGLGEVVGAISIGFVSFNLTEERMDFLIEKVMETGRRISEKLGSNNN